One Coccinella septempunctata chromosome 1, icCocSept1.1, whole genome shotgun sequence DNA window includes the following coding sequences:
- the LOC123311833 gene encoding keratin, type I cytoskeletal 9-like isoform X1 produces the protein MNIGSSLETSATSSELSNMTMIIVSTLIATLVGKCLCDCYGEVGGVHHINDCSGTFYASSGGTYYFTNGPKKFVAGSGGYYYGDAGGDEFIAGKGGYYYLGSAKGKHQRGEGVVKGGSGGYYDLPHGYGTVVGASGGMYYGEAGGRGLVDSTGGTFSVNK, from the exons ATGAACATAGGAAGTAGTTTGGAGACTAGCGCAACGAGCAGTGAGTTATCCAACATGACGATGATAATC gtgTCAACTCTGATAGCCACATTGGTAGGTAAATGCCTTTGTGACTGCTATGGAGAGGTTGGTGGAGTTCATCATATCAATGATTGCAGCGGAACTTTTTATGCTAGTAGTGGAGGTACTTACTATTTCACTAATGGCCCAAAGAAATTTGTTGCTGGAAGTGGAGGTTATTACTATGGAGATGCTGGTGGAGATGAATTCATTGCAGGTAAAGGaggttattattatttgggttCTGCAAAAGGAAAGCACCAAAGAGGAGAAGGAGTCGTTAAAGGTGGTTCTGGAGGATATTACGATTTGCCTCATGGCTATGGAACGGTAGTAGGAGCTAGTGGTGGTATGTACTATGGAGAAGCTGGCGGAAGAGGATTGGTTGATAGTACTGGAGGAACTTTCTCTGTAAATAAGTGA
- the LOC123311833 gene encoding keratin, type I cytoskeletal 9-like isoform X3, whose protein sequence is MEVSTNMLVVSTLIATLVGKCLCDCYGEVGGVHHINDCSGTFYASSGGTYYFTNGPKKFVAGSGGYYYGDAGGDEFIAGKGGYYYLGSAKGKHQRGEGVVKGGSGGYYDLPHGYGTVVGASGGMYYGEAGGRGLVDSTGGTFSVNK, encoded by the coding sequence gtgTCAACTCTGATAGCCACATTGGTAGGTAAATGCCTTTGTGACTGCTATGGAGAGGTTGGTGGAGTTCATCATATCAATGATTGCAGCGGAACTTTTTATGCTAGTAGTGGAGGTACTTACTATTTCACTAATGGCCCAAAGAAATTTGTTGCTGGAAGTGGAGGTTATTACTATGGAGATGCTGGTGGAGATGAATTCATTGCAGGTAAAGGaggttattattatttgggttCTGCAAAAGGAAAGCACCAAAGAGGAGAAGGAGTCGTTAAAGGTGGTTCTGGAGGATATTACGATTTGCCTCATGGCTATGGAACGGTAGTAGGAGCTAGTGGTGGTATGTACTATGGAGAAGCTGGCGGAAGAGGATTGGTTGATAGTACTGGAGGAACTTTCTCTGTAAATAAGTGA